The Spiroplasma culicicola AES-1 genomic sequence CATCAACTTCATATTGTGGATTAAAAGTATTTTCTGATAATGACTTATATAAAATTATAGATAAAAGTATTGTAGATAAAATTTATGCTAGGAATTTTGATGTTCAAACTGAAGAAATTTTTATGAAATATATAATTGATTTTTTAATAGAATGTTATCGAGATGAAAAGAATTATCAATTCCTTATCAATATAACTGTAAACACAACTCCAATAAAAGACTATGATAAATATATTAGAAAAATCATTTCAAAATTAAAAGTTAAAAATAAAGCTTTTTATAATAATTTTATTGGAAATGATGAGTATATTAGTTTTAAGCAATGACTAGATAAATTAGAAGTTAAAATGATTATTGAAGGTTTTGAATATATAAGAACAACTAATCCAGAAATAATAATTGGGGGCAATTTATTGTCAAGAGGTATAACTTTTGATGATCTAATTTATGAAATAATGTTAAATCACTCTGAAAGTGGAATTTTTTCAAGTGATACTTTATTGCAACGTGCTCGATGGTTTGGATATAGACTTCGCTATATTTATAAGATGAGAATTTATACATCTAATATTGGCTATAACTTTTACAACAATATTTATGAAATTGATACACGTATAAGAAGTTTATATGAAAATGATTATTCAAATTCTAAAGATAAAATTATGCGAATAAAAGATATTTTTAAAGAATATTCATATAAATGAACAAATTAGGAGAATAAAATATGAGCATAAATGATACAGATATAAATATTATTGATCAAAAAAATGGATATATTTTTTTCACTACAACTGATGTTAAAAATTTTTATATTTTAAAACCAACTATGTATAATGCTTCTCTACCT encodes the following:
- a CDS encoding Z1 domain-containing protein, with product MFKFIKDLTIEYRNNFVENDHYKKLKNNFLESNPHYMKDAYRDVYEVNVKNTLSVFNDELKRSSILLAGEVQSGKTNNMLFITAALIGLGFNKIIYFTGTKNNLNKQNIKRFKDFFKDAEFKDFSNAKSLFNNSNKVEIFYGIKQNLGNINSLLNDMDISQYENWNVLIIDDECDEASSEKTKENRTVNANILKLYETNFKKVVYLPVTATPYANLTSFTDGLAPNYVIPLVSSTSYCGLKVFSDNDLYKIIDKSIVDKIYARNFDVQTEEIFMKYIIDFLIECYRDEKNYQFLINITVNTTPIKDYDKYIRKIISKLKVKNKAFYNNFIGNDEYISFKQWLDKLEVKMIIEGFEYIRTTNPEIIIGGNLLSRGITFDDLIYEIMLNHSESGIFSSDTLLQRARWFGYRLRYIYKMRIYTSNIGYNFYNNIYEIDTRIRSLYENDYSNSKDKIMRIKDIFKEYSYKWTN